One segment of Capnocytophaga sp. oral taxon 878 DNA contains the following:
- a CDS encoding DUF5606 domain-containing protein → MNLTKILAISGKPGLYHLETQTRSGFLATSLADDKRISVGIRNNVSLLSEIAIYTDTEEIPLSVVFENMKKLEEGKEARISPKSDGATLEEYFAQVLPAYDRDRVYASDIKKVIQWYNLLLKKGFLEEETTTTETTPAEV, encoded by the coding sequence ATGAATTTAACGAAAATACTAGCCATATCAGGCAAGCCAGGTTTATACCATCTCGAAACTCAAACACGTTCAGGATTCTTAGCTACATCTTTAGCCGATGACAAACGCATATCAGTAGGCATACGCAATAACGTAAGCCTATTATCCGAAATCGCTATCTACACCGATACCGAAGAAATACCTTTATCAGTAGTATTTGAAAATATGAAGAAATTAGAAGAAGGTAAGGAAGCACGCATATCACCCAAATCCGACGGAGCTACTCTTGAAGAATATTTTGCACAAGTACTCCCCGCTTATGACCGTGATCGCGTTTACGCAAGTGATATTAAAAAAGTAATACAATGGTATAACCTTCTGCTTAAAAAAGGTTTTTTAGAAGAAGAAACAACAACAACAGAAACAACTCCTGCTGAAGTATAA
- the def gene encoding peptide deformylase, which translates to MVLPIIAYGNPVLREVAKDITPDYPQLKALIANMYDTMNYANGVGLAAPQIGLPIRLFVVDTAPFADDDDLTEDERNFLKNFKKTFINAKITEETGKNWNFNEGCLSIPGIREDVSRPEQITITFLDEDFNPQTLTLNGLAARVVQHEYDHIEGILFTDKLSTFKKQIIKNKLISISKGKVKVDYRMKFYQK; encoded by the coding sequence ATGGTCTTACCAATAATAGCCTATGGCAACCCAGTACTCAGAGAAGTAGCAAAGGATATCACTCCAGATTATCCACAACTCAAAGCACTGATAGCCAATATGTACGACACTATGAACTACGCCAACGGCGTAGGGCTAGCAGCCCCACAAATAGGGTTGCCTATACGCCTCTTCGTAGTCGATACCGCACCCTTTGCCGATGATGATGACCTTACCGAAGACGAGCGTAACTTCTTGAAAAACTTCAAGAAAACTTTCATCAACGCCAAAATAACCGAAGAAACAGGCAAAAACTGGAACTTTAATGAAGGATGCCTCAGCATACCAGGAATACGCGAAGATGTAAGCCGCCCAGAACAAATCACCATCACCTTTCTCGATGAAGATTTCAATCCACAAACCCTTACCCTCAACGGATTGGCAGCCCGCGTAGTACAACACGAGTATGACCATATCGAAGGAATCCTATTTACCGATAAGCTATCCACATTCAAAAAGCAAATCATCAAAAACAAGCTTATCAGTATCAGCAAAGGAAAAGTAAAAGTAGATTACCGAATGAAATTCTATCAAAAATAA
- a CDS encoding succinate dehydrogenase cytochrome b subunit: MAGLFKTSVARKVMMALSALFLVLFLIIHFAVNITSVISENIFNELSHFMGTNPLIQFALQPVLLIGVLFHFIMGFVLELQNRKARGGEAYYRYNGGANSTWMSRNMIISGVMILLFLGLHLYDFWVGEMNYKYIEQLAPNPDRYYHELVEKFHDPIHVGFYVLCFVFLALHLLHGFQSAFQSMGWKDDARKKVISQIGNWYTFIICGGFIFIALFHYFNHLLTA; the protein is encoded by the coding sequence ATGGCAGGATTATTTAAAACATCTGTTGCACGGAAAGTGATGATGGCACTCTCAGCACTTTTCCTCGTTCTCTTCTTAATTATTCACTTTGCGGTGAATATTACCTCGGTGATTAGTGAGAACATCTTTAATGAGTTGTCCCATTTTATGGGGACTAACCCTTTGATTCAGTTTGCTTTGCAACCTGTATTGCTTATTGGGGTTTTGTTCCACTTTATTATGGGATTTGTTTTGGAGCTTCAAAATAGGAAGGCTCGTGGAGGTGAGGCGTATTACAGATACAATGGTGGGGCAAACTCTACTTGGATGTCGCGTAATATGATCATTTCGGGGGTGATGATTCTTTTGTTTTTGGGTCTTCACCTTTATGATTTTTGGGTAGGAGAGATGAATTACAAGTACATTGAGCAATTGGCTCCGAACCCTGATCGTTATTATCACGAATTGGTTGAGAAGTTTCATGACCCTATCCATGTTGGATTTTATGTATTGTGCTTTGTGTTTTTAGCATTGCACTTGTTACATGGTTTCCAATCGGCTTTTCAATCGATGGGGTGGAAAGATGATGCGAGGAAGAAAGTTATTAGCCAAATAGGTAATTGGTATACCTTTATTATTTGTGGGGGCTTTATTTTCATTGCTCTTTTCCATTATTTTAATCACTTATTAACAGCTTAA